The window AATCCAGGAAAAATCCAggataaatacagaaaaaaatctgggaaaTATCCCAGAAAAATCCAGGATAAACCCAGGAAAAACCCAGGGTAAATCCAGGATAAACCCAGGAAAAATCCAGGATAGACCCAGGAAAAATCCGAGATAAATCCCAGATAAATCCAGGACAATGTATTTGTTTTAGTTTAGGggaaatttgggagagaatttTTGAAGGGATTTTTAGAAAGTAGGTTTAATTGTTTGGGGTCTTTTTAATCGGTTTgggcaaaaaaatatttttgggagaaaagtggaaaaatttgtttattaaataataacatttccataatattaaataatcaaataagcaataaaatgaataataaataataaaataaataataaaataaataataaaaatacccCAATTTTGGTGGGATTTcgttatttattttattatttaatattattcaaATACCCCCAAACTTGGGGTATTTTGGGAGGAGACAGGGGAAAAACCCCTCCAGGCCTTGCACAGGGTGAGATGCACCTGTGGCCTTGTCCGTGGCCCCAATCCAGGGGCAgatcccaaaaattccccaagaaattgctgcttttccctcctcAAGCACCATCACACCCTCCCTGCGGttccccagcatccccaaaaACGTCACTGGTggttttgggggtatttttaaacatttccacGCTGGGATTTTTTCATGGTTGCTCTCCATCCCTGAAggatgagctgcagcagagtGAAAGAAGCTGCTTTGTCCCCCTGAGTGCCACCAAAACCAGCAGGACATGTCACCGTCCTCCAAAAACCCCCTCCCATCCCCCATGGAGAGCGCAGGGAACTCCCGCGGCCGCCACAAATAACCCGGAGCTAATTGAGGGCGGTTAATTAGGCTGGGAGAGCCGGGGGAGGTGTCCCACAAGGTGACACCGAACAGACCCCCCCCCCCTCGACACCAGGGGACAACGAGTGGCGTTGTCCCCGCGTGTCACCGAagcagccagggatggagcgggcagggctggggttgtAATTAGCCACTCTGGGTGTAATTATCTTCTCTGGGGTGTAATTAACccctgtgggatgtgggatcCGGGATCCATCCCCACACAGAACTGGATCCGgactggggacagctctggggtccGGGCAGGATTCGGGGCACAGATCCGGGCAGGGGTCCGGGGCGATCTCGGAGCTGTAATTATCCATTCTGGGTGTAATTATCCTATCTGGGGTGTAATTAACccctgtgggatgtgggatcCGGGATCCAGCCCCACACGGAACCGGAGCCGgactggggacagctctggggtgcGGGCAGGATTCGGGGCACAGATCCGGGCAGGGGTCCGGGGCGATCTCGGAGCTGTAATTATCCATTCTGGGTCTAATTATCCTCTCTGGGGTGTAATTATCCCCTGTGGGATGTGGGACCCGGGATCCAACTCCACACGGAACCGGAGCCGgactggggacagctctgggggcaggagggcaTCGGGAGCGGGCCCAGGCCCGGATTGGGGCACAAATCCGGATGTCCGGGCGATCCTAGTGTTGTAATTACCCACTCTGGGTGTAATTATCCTCTCTGGGGTGTAATTATCccctgtgggatgtgggatcCGGGGTCCAGCCCCACACGGAACCGGAGCCGgactggggacagctctggggtccGGCCGGGATTCGGGGCACAGATCCGGGCAGGGGTCCGGGGCGATCTCGGAGCTGTAATTATCCATTCTGGGTCTAATTATCCTCTCTGGGGTGTAATTAACCCCTGTGGGATCCGGGATCCAGCCCCACACGGAACCGGAGCCGgactggggacagctctggggtccggggcacagctcagggcgGGGGTCCGGGCAGGGGTCCGGGCACGGGCACACTCACCACGATGCGGGTCTCGTTGGCGGGCAGGGTGTCGATGGCCAGGCTGCCGCCGCCCAGGTCCTGGCTGATGCGGGTCCCCTCGGCCGCGTCCCGAGCCCTCCGTCCCTCGCTGCCGGGGGGGCGTCCTGGGGACACACGGGGAGGGGGCGGCGCGGCTGGGACGGGAGTTGGAGGGGTCTGACCTCGGTGAGCAGCGGGGGAGAGGCggggaagggacagggacaggtgacaGCGACAGCGGCCAGGGgaggacagctggggacagcacccACAAATGGCAGCGGCAGCCACCCCAACTGAAGCGACACCAGCGCGACACCAGCGTGGCACCAGTGTGGCCGTGTCCTCGATGTCCCCAAGCGTCCCAAGCTGGGACGGGCTCCAGGTGTCCGGGCAGGTGCCGAGGAGCCCAAAATCGCCTCCCTCCCCCCCTTCACGCATCTCCCGAGCCCCGCGGAGGCCGGAACACGGCTGGGGAGTGGGGGGGAGGATAAAAAAGGCATTTGGGACCAAATCTGCCGAGAATCAGGAGGTTCCTGGCAGCGCGGCGCGGGCGGGGGCGGTGGGGACGGCAGCTCGCCCACGGCGGGGACACAGCCGGGACGTCTGTCCCCAAACGGGGACACTGCACAGCCCCCCCAGCCCGGGGGAGCGGGGTCTCACCGCCACCCCACGGGAGTTAATTGCTAATTGCTGCTTAATGAGCTCCCGGGGCTGCGTTCTGCTGCCAGGTCTACgggaggggaaactgaggcacagggtggggggagcagggctgggcggGACAAAGGGGGGTTCTGTGCctgggggggcacaggggggacAGTGCGGGGAGGTGTGGGGTGTCCCACAAAGCAGAGACcacccccctccccaaaaaactCCCCCAAAATCTCAGCCCCAACCGTGCCACGGTCGGGGGGAGAATCCTACATGGGGACCCCCCCTCAGCAGCGAGAACAGCCCCCCCCCGCTTTATcccagcgctgcccagcacagattGGGGGGATCCGGGCACCCCAATTTGACTGCGGAGATTTTGGGTCGGTGGGGGCACGGAGACACCCCCAAAGCTCAGCAGAGGGAGGACGGACACACAGACCCCCGGACAGACCCCCAGGGCATTGCGGggacccccccagcccccccgtGCACCCCCCGTACCTGCGGCCAGCGCCCCtcggagcaggcagagcaggaggaagccCCCCCAGAGCATGGTGGGGGTCGGGGGGCTCAGCGCCCCGCCATGGGCCGGGACCCCCGCGAGCCGCGCACCGAgcggagccggagccggagccgggcggggccgggggcgggcccgggggtggggatggaactgggaagggctgggatgggatgggtttgggaagggaaggagccagAGGCGGCAGCAGGACCCCCGTGCCTTCAGGGGCTTCGGGAATGTTCGTCCATCCCCGTCCCCTCGCTGCTGGGGTGTTCTGGGGGGGAAATAAAAGGGTGAGAAAAAGAGTGGGGATCCCCCCGAAAGGGTGAGGAAAACAAGGGGGCACCCGGATTTGAACCGGGGACCTCTTGATCTGCAGTCAAATGCTCTACCACTGAGCTATACCCCCGCTGCCCAACGGGGCTCGCCGCGGGGAATTGCACTGTTAGCGagccaaaacaccccaaaaatatgGACATCCTTCAACCCCCGATACCCCCAACTGCGGACACCCCCAAtccaaaacacccccaaaatacGGATATCCTTCAACCCCCGATACCCCCAACTGCGGACACCCCCAAtccaaaacacccccaaaatacGGACATCCCCCACCCACTGATACCCACAGTCAAGGACACCCCTTAATCACGGACACCCTTAAATCACTGACACCCCACAGCCACGGACACCCCGAATCACGGACACCCCTTAATCCAAGACACCTCTCAATCCAAGATACCCCCAACCAAGGACACCCCCAATCCAAAACACCCCACAAACACGGGCATCCCTCACCCACAGATAACCCCCAGTCACAGACACCCCTTAATCCAAGACACCCCACACCCATGGATACCCCCACAACAAGACACCCCACAAACACGGACGCCCCCAACCACCGACACCGCCAATCCAAGACACCCCACAAACATGGACACCCCTCAGCCGTGGACACCCCCTGACTACGGacacccccacacacacacaaaaacacacCCCCAAACCACAGACACCCCTCAATCCAAGCAGCCCACACCCACGGACatcccccagggacacccccacTCACGGCTGCTTTTTGGGGTTCGGGGACCACTTGGGATGCCGAAGTGAAATTTGGGGATCCCCGGACTGTCCCCACTGCGGGCAGCGCTGGGGTGACCCCGCTTTGGGCTGCCGGGGGGGCTgtgggctgagcccccccaCTCAGGGACACCCCCACACTGACACCCCCACCCCACTGTCCCACACCCCCATGTCCCTCCCCGGCTCCCCCCGCGtacccccaaaaccacccaaacccccaaaaaccccaaaccccccaaaaccccaaacccccaaaactcgcaaaaccccaaacccccaaaacccgcaaaaccccaaaacccaaactccCTAAACCCCCAAActccaaaccccccaaaaccccccaaaccccccaaacccgCCAAACCCTTAAACCCCTAAATCctcaaaccccaaaaccccaaacccccaaaactcccaaaacccacaaacccacaaaccccaaaaccccaacccccaaaccccccaatcccaaaccccaaaacctcaaacccccaaactccaaacccccaaaaccccaaacccccaaaactcccaaaacccacaaacccacaaaccccaaacccccaatcccaaaccccaaaaccccaaacccccaaaactctcaaaacccacaaacccccaaaactcccaAACTCCCCAAACctcaaaccccaaaacccccaaactccaaaacccccaaaaccccaaaaccccaaaccccaaaaccccaaacccacaaacccacaaacctcaaaacccccaaaccccaaactccaaacccacaaaccccaaaaccccaaaccccaaaacccccaaactccaaaacccccaaaaccccaaaaccccaaaccccaaaaccccaaacccacaaacccacaaaccccaaaacccccaaaccccaaaccccaaaaccccaaaaccccaaaccccaaaacccacaaaccccaaaaccccaaaccccaaaaccctaAACCCCCAAactcccaaaccccaaaaccccaaacccccaaacccccaaaaccccaaaccccaaaacccctaaaccccaaaacctcaaacccccaaccccccaaaacccccaatcccaaaccccaaaacccccaaaccccaaaacccaaaagccccaaaacccccaaactccAAACCCCCAAAACGCCCCAAACTCCCAAAACccccaatcccaaaccccaaaaccccaaaccccaaaacccccaataccaaacccccaaaacccccggcacctccagcccctccagaaTTTTGGGGGTTCGTGGGACCCCCCCAAACCGCCAGACGGGTATTTCGGGGTGGCACAGCCGCCGTCCGGGACCCCCGTGGTGGCGctgaggggggggggggattaTCGCGACATGTCGCGCAGCGGGGGACGGATGGGGACAGTGATGGTGTCCCGGAGCGGGGTCAATATTTGTTCCCAAATCCGCCGGGCAAACACGGCgggagagaggagggggagCAGATCCTGACGGCCCCGAGCACCGGGAGGAAAATTTGGGGTCCCCCCATTGTGGATGTGTCACCCCCAGAGCGTCCTGATTCACAggctggggaaactgaggcacgggaaTGGCCCGGGAAGGGTGAACGTAGGGGAGGGGTCTCCAAATTGTCACCTCGGGGTGTGGGGGGCAcgcaggacaccccaaaatcatcATCACAAGCCATGGGGGCACACAGGACACCCCCAAATTGCACCCAAAATCATCACCCCGAGCTATTGGGGcacacaggacaccccaaactGCAACCCGGAGCTATGGGGGCACACAAGGCACCCCAAACTGCACCCAAAATTGTCATTCTATGGTgtgggggcacacagggcacccCAAACTGCACCCAAAATAATTCCAAACTATGGGGGCACACGGAGaaccccaaactgtgcccaAAATCATCATTCCGACCTATGGGGACACACAGGCCACCCCAAAATCGCCACCCCGAGACTTGGGGGCACACGGGACACCCCAAACTGCACCTAAAATAATTCCAAGCTATGGGGGCACACAGAGAACCCCAGACTGTCCCCAAAATCGTCATTCCATCGTTTGGGGGCAAACAGGAcaccccaaactgtgcccaAAATCATCATTCCAACCTATGGGGGcacacaggacaccccaaactGCACCTAAAATAATTCCAAGCTATGGGAGCACACAGAGAACCCTAAAATCATCATTCCATGGTGTGGGGGCACACAGGCCACCCCAAAATCGCCACCCCGAGACTTGGGGAcacacaggacaccccaaaatcaccacCCCGGGCTACGGGGACACACGGTACACCCCAAAGTGCGCCCAGGTGAACCCGAAGTGCATTGCAGGGCTctggcgggggggggggggcactGGCGCTGAGCCCCCCGCGCGTTTGGGGACACGGAGCTGGCACCGTCTGGGGGACGCGGAGCTGGCACCGTCTGGGGGACGCGGAGCTGGCACCGTCTGGGGGACGCGCTCGGGGGGACACCGCGGGCTGCGATAAGGGCAGGGCGATAAGGGCCGGGCTCGCAGCCCATTCGCGGCCGCGTTAGCCCAGGTGCCAATCCCGTCACCCCCGCGGGGAGGGGGCGACACGGGGGACACCCAAACACGGGGccggtgccagccctgtgcccacctcCGCGCCCGTTTCGGGGGTCGCAGCCTTTGCGCCCCCCCCCCCAATTTTTTCCTCTCGTTCCCGCTGTGCCCGCTCTGgcaaaggggaaagaaaaaggttttagGTGCAGTTTGGGGTGTCTTGTGCGCCCCCAAGTCTCGGGGTGGCagtttggggtgtcctgtgtgtccccatAGGTCGGAATGATGATTTTGGGGGTCATTTGaggtgccctgtgtgcccccacAGCTCGGAATGATGATTTGGGGCACaatttggggtgtcctgtgtgCCCCCATAACTCAGAATGATGATTTTGGGTGCAGTTTGgggtgccctgtgtgcccccacAATCGGAGCGGTGATTTGGGGTTCCCCGTCTGCCCCCACAGCTCGGAATGATGATTTTGGGGATAGTTTGgggtgccctgtgtgcccccaaGTCTCGGGGTGGcgattttggggtgtcctgtgtgtccccatAGGTCCGAATGATGATTTTGGGGCGCAGTTTGGGGTTCTCTGTGTGCCCCCATAGTTTGGAATGATTTTGGGCACAGTTTGAGGTGTCCTGTGAGGTTGGGGGGTACAGGGTTACCCCAAAGTGCTCCCGAAATCTCACTGAGCTATGAGGACACCACAAACTGCACCCCCTGAGTTATGGGGGGCACACAGGGaaccccaaactgtgcccaAAATCATCATCCCGAGGTGTGGGGGCACAAAGGGCACCCCAAATCAGCACCCCGAGCCTTGGGGGcacacaggacaccccaaaatgcGCCCCAAAATCATCACCTCGAGCCGTGGGGGCACACAGAgcaccccaggctgtgcccaaaATCATCATTCCAATCTGTGGGGGCAGACAGGGAACCCCAAATTACACCCAAAGTCACCATTCCGAGCTGTGGGGGcacacaggacaccccaaagtATCCCCAAAATCATCATTCCGAGCTGTGGGGGCGCACAGGGAACCCCAAATCACCGCTCCGATTgtgggggcacacagggcacccCAAACTGCACCCAAAATCATCATTTCGAGCTGTGGGGGcacacaggacaccccaaattACACCCAAAAATCACCACCCCGAGGTGTGGGGGcacacaggacaccccaaactGTACCCCAAATTGCCACCCCGAGCTATAGGGGCACATAGGACACCCCAAATGGCCCCCAAAATCATCATTGCGGGGTGCGGGGGCACACGGGACACCCCAAATTACACCCAAAATCaccaccccagccatgggggcacccagggcaccccaggctgtgccccaaATCGCCCCTCCCCGAGCTatgggggcacacagggcacccCAAATCGCCACCCCGAGCTttgggggcacacagggcacccCAAATCTTCCCTCCCTTGAGCTGCGGGGGcacccagggcaccccaggctgtgcccagggctggcgCCGGAGCCAGACTGGCCCCGGGGGGGTCTGTTTGCCGTGGGGCCGGTGCCCCCCCCCGGGGGGAAGGCTGGCAATTATGGAAATCCCTTAAGCCCTGATTGCCTCCTCCCACCCCATTAGCCGGGCAAACACTTTTAGCCGCGGGGTGCCAGCTCGCCCGCGGCTACAAAAAccccgcgggccgggccgggctggcaCCGCCACCGCCAGCGCCATGGTGACACCGCCCGCCGTGCTCTGCCTCGTCGCCTGGCTCATGCCACCCGCCGCCGGGCACCTCTGGGCATGGATGTTCTCCCTGCCACAAAACCCGCCCGATGCCGCCGCGCTGGGCAGGAGCCCCGGGACGGAGATGGAGGAGGTGAGGAATGGAGGGGGGACAGCAGAGTGAGGGgtcctggggacagcaggggacagccagggtggcagcaggggtgggagagagccagggtgggcacagagcGGCGTTTGCgcccagggtggcagcagggtgggcacgGAGGTGGGTGAGGGCAGAATTTACAGCCAGAGTGGGCTCAGGGTGAGCTCAGGGTGGGTTCGGAGTTACGAGGGTGGTTTGGAGCCAGGGCGGGCTCAGAATTtgcagcagggtgggcacagagctgggtttgcagcCAGGATGGGAACTGAGGTGGGTGAGGGCAGAATTTACAGCCAGGGTGGGCTCAGGATGGTTTGGAGCCAGGAttggcagcagggtgggcacagagcGGGGTTTGTAGCCAGGAttggcagcagggtgggcacagagcGGGGTTTGTAGccagggtgggagcagggtgggcacagagcGGGGTTTGTAGCCAGGGTGGGCTCAGGGTGTGCTTAGGATGGGCTCAGGCTGGGCACggagctgggtttgcagccAGGATGGGAACTGAGGTGGGTGAGGGCAGAATTTACAGCCAGAGTGGGCTCGGGGTGGGCTCGGGGTGGTTTGAAGGCAGGATTtgcagcagggtgggcaccGAGCGGGCACAGGGCGGGTTTGCAGTGGGTGTCACCACAGGGTTCTGCCGGGGACGGGCACACGGGGCTTGGTTCCAGCCGGGAATGGACGGGGGAGCTCTGTTTGAAGGCAGGAGTGGACATGGGGGTCCATGTTCAGTCAGGGGTGGAAACGGGGGGTCCATCTCCATCCGGGGGTCACAGGGGGTGTCCATCTCCATCCGGGGGGGTCCATCTCCATCCGAGGGTCACACTGTGGGGTCCATCTCCATCCGGGGGGGGGTCTATCTCCATCCGGGAGGGGTCCATCTCCATCCGGGGGGGGTCCATCTCCATCCAGGGGTGTCCATCTCCATCCAGGGGTGTCCATTTCCATCCAGGGGTCACACTGGGGGGTCCATCTCCATCCGGGGGGGTCCATCTCCATCCCGGGGGTCACAGGGGGTGTCCATCTCCATCCAGAGGGCACACTGTGGGGGTCCATCTCCATCCGGGGGTCACACTGGGGGGTCCATCTCCATCCCGGGGTCACACTGTGGGGTCCATCTCCATCCAGAGGGCACACTGGGGGGATCAATCTCCATCCGAGGGTCACACTGGGATGTCCATCTCCATCTGGGGGGGTCCATCTCCATCCGGGGGTGTCCATCTCCATCCGGGGGTGTCCATCTCCATCCGGGGGGTGTCCATCTCCATCTGGGGATGTCCATCTCCATCCCGGGGGTCACACTGCGGGCTCCATCTCCATCGCGGGGTCACAGGGGGTGTCCATCTCCATCTGGGGGGGTCAATCTCCATCCGAGGGTCACACTGGGGTGTCCATCTCCATCTGGGGGTGTCCATCTCCATCCGGGGGTCACACTGCGGGCTCCATCTCCATCCGGGGGTGTCTATCTCCATCCGGGGGTCACACTGCGGGCTCCATCTCCACCGCGGGGTCCCCCGGGGGTGCGGCGCGgggccgccagggggcgcggtggcggcgggcggcgcggggcgctCCAGTGGCGCAATCGGTCAGCGCGCGGTACTTATAAGGCGGTACACGAGCGATGCCGAGGTTGTGAGTTCGAgcctcacctggagcaggaCTTTTGTAGGGGCTTCGCACCCTGTGTTGCCCCCCGCCGCCGGGTTTTCTTTTCCCGAGATAAAAATCTTGGAAGCGCTGAGGGTGGAGCCTCCCAGGCTATCAGAGCGCTTGGCCCCCTAAAATCACCCCACGCCTTAAACAGACGGGGTTTTGCGCCGTTTCCAGCCTCGGGGTCAGGGAGTGAGTGGGGTGGGGGATGAGGTGTGCCCGCCCTGATGTACCATGTCCCCTCTCCTCCGCAGGTGACCCCGTgcagccccgccgccccctGCGCCCAGGGGCATTTCTGTGACGAGCACTTcgggctgtgcctgcccacGCGGCCCGAGGGCCACTACTGTCGCCACGACCCCCACTGCGCCCCCGGGCTCGTCTGCATGTTCGGCAAGTGCCAGCAGCCCGCGGCCCCCGGGCAGGACGGTGAGTGGGGGGCTGGCACGGCGGGGACACGCTCTGAGAGCTTGGGGGGATGCGGAGATGGAGCAGCGCTAAACCAGGGGGTGACGCGGGTCCCCCTAATGCCACTTTCTGTGCCACCAGGAGCGCGGTGCCAGCGGGACGAGGAGTGCGGGCCCGGCGGCTGCTGTGCCCGCCAGCACGGGGAGCGGGTGTGCCAACGGCGCCTGGCActggcccagagctgccacGTCCCCCCCGGGGGTCTGGCCTTCAGCATCAACCAGGTGTGCCCATGCCAGGCCGGGCTGGTGTGCCGACCCTCGGTGCCCTCCAGAGAGTGAGTACGGGGcgtgccgggccgggcagggggcGTGGGGgtgacagggctgggatgtCACCGATGTCACTGAGGTGTCACCGATGTCCGAGGTGTCACCGATGTCACCGATGTGTGCTCTGTCGCAGGAGAGCGTTCGAGTACCGGCCGGAGAAGAGCGAGTGGCGGTGCCGGCAGCCCTGAGCGCCCGCCGTGTAATTTATTATCTGTAAATATCGCGACCACAGCGTGTCCCGAGCCGGCCCAGCGCCGATAAACCCATCcccgggaggggctggagccccccGACCCCCGCGTTGGATCCTcgctccttcctcttcctcagagCCGGGCGGGTCCTGGCTCCAtcctcactgcagagctgtgcccggTCCgcgcagcccctccatgtccccctgtgtccctctctgtccccctgtatccctccctgtcccccagtgtcccctcgtgtcccccagtgtcccctcgtGTCCCCAGCAGGCTCAGGCAGGGGGGACAGGTCTCACCGAAATGTTTATTACAAAGAACCAAGCGAGCGGGGCGAGTCCCCCCGAcccacacgcacacacac is drawn from Melospiza georgiana isolate bMelGeo1 chromosome 28, bMelGeo1.pri, whole genome shotgun sequence and contains these coding sequences:
- the LOC131094003 gene encoding dickkopf-related protein 3-like — protein: MVTPPAVLCLVAWLMPPAAGHLWAWMFSLPQNPPDAAALGRSPGTEMEEVTPCSPAAPCAQGHFCDEHFGLCLPTRPEGHYCRHDPHCAPGLVCMFGKCQQPAAPGQDGARCQRDEECGPGGCCARQHGERVCQRRLALAQSCHVPPGGLAFSINQVCPCQAGLVCRPSVPSRERAFEYRPEKSEWRCRQP